CTCCGCGAGCGTCTCGCCGAACTCCCGGCCGAGCTGCCCGAGGAGATCGCGGAGCTGCGCGAGCGCTTCAGCACCGAGGAGCTGCGCAAGGTCGCCGAGGCGTACCTGAAGGTCGCCTCCGACCTCTACACCGCACTTGCCGAGCGCGGTGAGGAGACCATCGAGCGTCTGCGCTCCCAGCCGGCCCTCGAGGACGGCCTCGGTCGCGCCGAAGCCGTGCTCGGCGACGCCGCCGACCTCACCGAGGAAGCCCTCGGGACGGTGGCCCGCCGGACCCGCGAGGTCGGCGAGCAGGCCGCTAAGCTCGCGGGTCGCGCGGCCGGCCGCATCTCCGAGACGAGCGGCGAGGTGAGCGAGGCCGTGTCCGACGCCGGCGACAAGGCCGCCGAGCGCGTCGTCGAGCTCGGTGAGCGTGCCGAAGAGACGGGCTCCGAGACCGCCGGACGGGTCGAGTCGGCCCGCGGCGAGGTCCGCGAAGCGGCCGACAAGGCTGCGGAGAAGGTCGAGTCGGTGGCCACCCCGGTCGAGCCGGTCGAGGTCACCCCGGCCAAGGCTCCGGCCAAGAAGACTCCCGCCAAGGCTCCGGCGAAGGCCCCGGCCAAGACGGTTGCCAAGACGCCCGCCGCCAAGGCTCCGGCCAAGACCGCCGCCAAGACCCCGGCGAAGAAGACCCCTGCCAAGAAGGCGGCTCCGCGCAAGACCAGCGGTTCCTGACCTGCAGTGATCGATCGGCCCTCGTGCGAACTCGCACGAGGGCCGATTCTCGTAGACTGGTGTGGTGACCAATGTCGATTCACTTGCCGGTCTGATCATCCTCGCGCTGCAGATCATCGCCATCGCCGGGGCGGGATTCGCGCTGTTCCACGTCGTGCGTCAGCCCGCCGAGGCGTTTCCGGCCGTCGACAAGCTGACCAAGCCCGTCTGGCTCGGCATCCTCGTGGCCGCGTTGCTCGTCCTCGTCGTCTTCGGCGCGGTGGGTCTGCTCGGGATCATCGCGGTCGTCGCCGTGTGCGTGTACCTCGTGGACGTCCGTCCGCGGGTCGAGGAGGTCCAGCGCCCTCGGTGGTAGGGGGTCGGGCCTCCCTTTCGCTTGACAAGTGTGATCCAGATAATGACACTTCGGGTAACGGATAATTTTCCGAGACGAGGTGATCGGCGATGACGCTCTTGCGAAAGCACGACAGCCTGCCGGGTGAACACTCCACGGATCACCGGCAGGAGACCGCGCAACGCCTGCTCGATTCGTCGGCGCGGCTCTCCTACGATCCCGAGCTCGAGATCGACTGGGACGCGCCGCTCGTGGACGGCAAGTACGGCATGACCCCGGAGTGGTGCAGTCTCTACGGCACCGACCTGTGGGAACGCATGTCGGAGGATCAGCGCATCACCCTCACCGAGCACGAGGCCGCGAGCATCGCCGGCACCGGGATCTGGTTCGAGATGATCCTCATGCAGATGCTCGTCCGCGATCTCTACCGGCACGATCCGGCAACCCCCTACGTGCAGTTCGGGCTCACCGAGATCGCCGACGAATGCCGGCACTCGATCATGTTCGCGCGGTCGGCGCAGCGATACGGCATCCCCTCCTACCGGCCCAAGCGTTGGATCCGCGAGACCGGCCGGCTGTTCAAGGCTGTCGCGCGCGGCGCCCTCGCCTACGGCGGCACCCTGTTCGCCGAGGAGATCCTCGACATGATGCAGCGCGATTTCATGCGCGACGAGCGGGTGCAGCCCATCACCCGGACGGTGAGTCACGTCCACGTCGTGGAGGAGTCGCGGCACATCCGCTACGCCCGCGAGGAGACACGCAGGCGCTCGGCCCGGCTCGGACGTCTCGAGCGGGCATGGATCCGGATCCACCTCGGGGTGAGCGCGTACTTCGTCGTCACCAGCCTCGTGAACGACCAGGTCTACGCCGCGGCCGGACTCGACGTCGCCGAAGCGAAGAAGGCCGCGCAGGAGAACAGGCACTACCACGACAAGCTCCGTCAGGGCACTCGCCGCACGGTCGAGTTCCTCGACGAGGTGGGACTGATCGGCGGTCCGTCCACTCTGCTTCTGCGTCGCGCGCACGTCCTGTGACGTCGCGCTGCTCCACCGAACCGACAGGAGAATTCCACCCGTGAGAAAGCCGTCCCCGACCGCGTCGATCGCCGCGGGCTCGATCGTCCTCGCTGCCGCGGCGACCACCGCCGTGCTCGTCCGCCGGCGTCGTCGGACGGTCGTCCGTACCGAGGACGTCGCCCCGCACGAGCTGCTGC
This window of the Rhodococcus pyridinivorans genome carries:
- a CDS encoding AurF N-oxygenase family protein, which encodes MTLLRKHDSLPGEHSTDHRQETAQRLLDSSARLSYDPELEIDWDAPLVDGKYGMTPEWCSLYGTDLWERMSEDQRITLTEHEAASIAGTGIWFEMILMQMLVRDLYRHDPATPYVQFGLTEIADECRHSIMFARSAQRYGIPSYRPKRWIRETGRLFKAVARGALAYGGTLFAEEILDMMQRDFMRDERVQPITRTVSHVHVVEESRHIRYAREETRRRSARLGRLERAWIRIHLGVSAYFVVTSLVNDQVYAAAGLDVAEAKKAAQENRHYHDKLRQGTRRTVEFLDEVGLIGGPSTLLLRRAHVL
- a CDS encoding DUF2516 family protein; this encodes MTNVDSLAGLIILALQIIAIAGAGFALFHVVRQPAEAFPAVDKLTKPVWLGILVAALLVLVVFGAVGLLGIIAVVAVCVYLVDVRPRVEEVQRPRW